The sequence TTTTTTAATTGTAAATGCATAAACAAGAATTCCAATCGTAATTAATGGTAAAAAATATTTTGCATTTGCATATGGCGTTTTAAAACTACCTCGAGGAATATCTTTATCTTGAAGAATTAGCACACCTGCACATACCAATGAAAACGCAAATAAAGTACCGATAGAACACAAATCAGTTACCATGGTTAGATTCATAAACAAAGCTGGAATAGCCACAACAAAACCTGTAACAATAGTTGCAAACGAAGGCGTTTTATATTTCGGATGAATGGTTGCGAATTTTTCAGGTAACAATCCATCACGGCTCATACTCATCCAAATACGTGGTTGTCCCATCTGAAAAACCAAAAGTACACTCGCCATGGCAACAACGGCACTTACTGCAATTACACCAGAAAGCCATTTTAGATTTAATTTATCAAAAACAAAAGCTAAAGGATCACCAACATTTAGTTCTTTATAATTCACCATACCGGTTAAAACTAAAGCAATCAAAATATAAATAATCGTACAAATTACAATCGACCAAAGCATCCCGCGTGGTAAATCTCGTTGTGGATTTTTACACTCTTCAGCAGTTGTAGAAATCGCATCAAAACCAATATAAGCAAAGAAAACTGCTGAAACTCCTTTTAAAACACCAGTGATTCCGTTTGGAGCAAATGGATCCCAATTCGATGTATCGACATAAAAAATCCCTACAATTAAAACCAATGCGATTACAGCTAATTTAACGATAACCATAATATTACTCGCATTTCGCGATTCTTTCATTCCGCGATAAACCAACCAAGTTATCAATACAATAATTCCTAAGGCAGGAATATCAGCTACAAAATGAAACGAGCCAATTTGCGGAGCACTCAACCAAGCTTGATGCGCATGTTGTAGATACAAAGGCAAATTATCAAATGTTTTTCCATTTAACATCAAAGCTTCTGCATCAGCATATCCTCTACTTGCAGTTAAATAATCCATTTGAATCCATTGTGGTAAATGAATTCCTATATTATCGAGTAATCCAGTAAAATAATCACTCCATGAAATGGCCAACGTAATATTACCAATGGCATATTCCATAATCAATGCCCAACCAATAATCCATGCTATCAATTCTCCAAAAGCGACATAACTATAGGTATAAGCACTTCCAGAAACAGGAACCATCGAAGCAAATTCGGCATAAGCAAAAGCAGCAAATGCACAAGCCATTGCTGTAAAAATAAATAAAAAGATTACTGCTGGACCTCCGTCGGCACTAGCTTTTCCAATGGTACTAAAAATACCTGCACCAACTATTGCAGCAATTCCAAAGAAAATTAAATCACGTTGGGTAAGATATTTTCCTAATGATTTGTTATCTTTTTGGTCTGATTCTAGTTGATTTAAAATATCGGTAACCGACTTTTTTCGAAATAAATTCATTCAGTGTTTGTTTTATTTAAATAATAATGTTTCAATAACACATTCAACTTGGCTAAAATAAAGATAAAAATAAAAAGTAGAATAGCATTATAGAAATAAAAGTTAGTATAAATAAATTCTATTCTTGAATAAGAAATAATAATCAACTTGATAAGGAAAATCTAAACATAAGGCGTAAATTTGCAGTATAATAAAATAGAGAAATTATTAACTTTAAAATATATAAATCATGGCATTAGTTGGAAAAAAATTCCCAAACATTACTGTTGACGCAATTTCTGAAATGGGAGATAATTTAAGAATTAACGTTTTAGAAGAAGCTACAAAAAACAATAAAAAAGTATTATTATTCTGGTATCCAAAAGATTTCACTTTCGTTTGTCCAACTGAATTACACGCTTTTCAAGCAGCTTTAGCTGAGTTTGAAAAAAGAAACACGATGGTAATCGGTGCTTCTTGTGATACAAACGAAGTTCACTTTGCTTGGTTAAACACTGCAAAAGATAACGGAGGAATCGAAGGTGTAACTTACCCTTTATTAGCTGATACAACTCGTAATTTATCTACAGCTTTAGGAATTTTAGATATCGAATCTTCTGAATACAATGAAGAATTAGACCAAGTGGTTATCGAAGGTTCAAACGTTACTTACCGCGCAACTTACTTAGTTGACGAAACAGGAAAAATTTTCCACGAAGCAGTTAACGATATGCCATTAGGACGTAATGTAAACGAGTTTTTACGTTTAATCGATGCGTACACACACGTTCAAACGCACGGAGAAGTTTGTCCAGCTAACTGGGAAGAAGGAAAAGAAGCAATGCACGCTGACAGAAATTCTACTGCAGAATATTTAGCAAAATTAAACTAATCAATACATTTAACTAACATAATCCAAATTCTTGAAATTCATTAACTTGAGTTTGGATTTTTATTTAAAATCAAAAATCATGTTATTAGAATTAGATCAAGATAATTTACAAGAAATTGTAAACGGAAATAACAAAGTTGCTGTTCAATTTTCAGCTTCATGGTGTGGAAACTGTCGTATCATGAAACCGAAATTCAAAAAAATGTCAACTGAAAAAGAAGATATTACTTTCGTAATTGTTGATGCTGAAAAATTTCCAGAATCAAGAAAATTAGCAAACGTTTCTAACTTACCAACTTTCGCAACTTTTGTTGACGGAAAATTAGTAAACGAAACACAAACCAATAAAGCTGAAGTTTTAGCTGATTTAGTTAACGAAATTGCTTAATTAATTATGAAATTACCTATCATCAAACATTTGACTCAATTTATTGAGGATAACGACCAAGATTACGTAAACGAAACCATTGAAGTTTTAGAAGCATTATGCGAAGTTCCTTCATTAAAAGATGAAGAATTAGATGTAATTGCCGAATTAATTTCGAACATGTATGGTGCTGTTGAAGTAGACAAAATGGTTAAGGCAGGAATGCCTAAAAAAGAAGCTTTAAACACTTTCATGCAACGTGTTTTAGGTTCGATTGACAAATAACATTCAACAAACAACAAATATTTCCTGAGCGTCTTTGATTTTTCAAAGGCGCTTTTTTGTGAAATAAAATTACATTACTAAGTTAAATTTCCTTATTTTTGAAACTATAAAAAACTAAAATTATGGCAACAGTTACTTTAAAAGGGAATACTTTAAATACAATTGGAAATCTTCCTCAAAATCAATCAAAAGCAGAAAATATCGAATTGGTTAAAACCGATTTATCAGCTTTAAACTTCACAGACTATTTAGGAAAAAAAGTAGTTTTAAACATCTTTCCAAGTGTTGACACTGGAGTTTGCGCGCAATCTGTTCGTATATTCAATAAAGACTTGAGTTCTTTAGAAAATACGGTTGTCATTTGTATTTCAAAAGATTTACCATTTGCTCAGAATCGTTTTTGTGCTGCAGAAGGTTTAAACAACGTTATTATGGCTTCTGACTTTAGATCAGACTTTGGGAGAAAATATGGCGTTGAATTAACAGATGGCCCTTTAAAAGGTTTATTAGCTCGAGCAGTTGTTGTTTTAAATGAAGAAGGAATCGTTGTTTATTCTCAATTAGTTCCTGAAATTACAACTGAACCAAATTACGAAGCTGCTCTAGAAGCTACCAAATAATGTTACAAAAAAATCAATCTTTTATTTCGGGAAGAATTGCTAGTATCAAATATGCTTTTATTGGTTTTAAGAAACTAGCAACTACCGAACATTCAATAATTACGCAATTAATCGGATTATTCATCATGAGTTGTGCTGGATTCTATTTTAAGATTTCAGCAACCGAATGGATGATTCAAACTTTGGCTTTCTTTTTAATTTTAAGTGTAGAAGGACTAAACACAGCAGTCGAAAAAATTGCTGATTTTATTCATCCTAACTATCACAAAAAAATCGGAGAAATTAAAGACATTGCAGCTGGTGCTGTAACTTTTGCAGCACTTGGTACATTGATAATCCTTGCAATTATTTATTTACCAAAATTTAATTTATTTTAATGGCAAACAATAACAAAAAGAATACGAAACAAAATACAAGTAAGGCTAAAACGGAACCTAAAAAAGCAACTAATGGCAATCGAATAATTTTTTTGATTGCTACAATTTTTTTATTCACCGGTATTGCTTTATTACTTAGTTTCATTTCCTATTTTTCAACTGGAAATTACGATCAAAGTGTAATTGATTTAATCGGAGATAGTAATGTTAAATCAGATAATTGGCTTGGAAAACTAGGTGCTTTTTTAGCAAATTTTTTCATTTATGAAGGTTTTGGAATCGCTTCATTTCTTTTTGTAAAAATATCCATCAGTATTTCTGCTTATTTTATCTTTAAATTTCCTGCTTCGAAATTGAGAAGAATAATCTTTTGGGATTTATTTGCAATCATTATTTTGTCGGTATCTTTAGGTCATTTCAGTAAAAATCATTTATATCTTGGCGGTAACGTTGGCTTTGAAATGAATGCTTATATCCAAAGTTATTTAGGAAATTTAGGAACAACTTTATTAATTGTTTTCTTCATTTTATTTTATTTACTTTTTAGAATCAAAATGTCACCAGAACGTTTTACAGATATTGTAAAAGGTGCAAAAAACACTTTAGACGAAAATATTGCAAAAGCTGAAGAATTAATTAAAAACAACGAAACAGATAATCAAACAACTAAAAACGTTGTAATCCCAACAGAAAAAGAAACTTTAAATGAAATAGTTCCGCCAACTAACAAACCAACTATTTTAAAAGAAGATGAAGAAACAAAATCTGAAATAGTTTTTAACAATCAAAATCATCAATTAAATAACGACAAAAAATCATACGAAGGACCTGAATTATCAACAATTCATTCGTTAGACAATACCAATTCGTTTGATTTAAAAACAGAAGTTGCACCAAAACAAATTGAAATTCCTTTAGAGTCAACAGAAGAATTTATCATTGAACAAGTTGAAGAAGAATTAACCATCGAAGAAAATTTAGCTAATAAATTAGTAGCCGATTTTGGAGAATTTGACCCAACTTTAGAGTTATCTAAATATCAATTTCCTTCGTCAGAACTTTTAATTGAACATACCACGAAAGGAATCACAATTAATCAGGCTGAACTTGAAGAAAATAAAAATAGAATTGTTGAAACGCTAAACAATTACAAAATTGGTATTGCGCAAATTAAAGCAACAGTTGGTCCGACGGTAACCTTGTACGAAATTGTTCCAGATGCAGGAATTCGAATCTCTAAAATTAAAAGTTTAGAGGATGACATCGCGCTTTCGTTAGCAGCTTTAGGAATTCGTATCATTGCTCCTATTCCAGGAAAAGGAACTATTGGTATTGAAGTTCCAAATACAAATCCAACTACAGTTTCAATGCGTAGTTTGATATCTTCACCGAAATTTCAGAATGCAGAAATGGAACTTCCGATTGCAATAGGTAAAACCATTTCAAACGAAACTTTTGTATTTGACTTAGCTAAAATGCCTCACTTATTGATGGCTGGTGCAACAGGTCAAGGTAAATCGGTTGGATTAAATGCTGTTTTAACTTCGTTGTTATACAAAAAACATCCAGCTGAAGTTAAGTTTGTATTGGTTGACCCGAAAAAAGTTGAACTTACTTTATTCAATAAAATCGAACGTCATTATTTGGCAAAATTACCCGATACAGACGAAGCGATTATAACTGATAATACTAAAGTTATCAATACCTTAAATTCATTATGTATTGAAATGGACAATCGCTATTCTTTATTAAAAGATGCAATGGTTCGTAACATTAAAGAATATAATGAGAAATTTAAGCAACGAAAATTAAATCCTGAAAACGGACATAAATTTTTACCGTATATCATTTTGGTTGTCGATGAGTTTGCCGATTTGATTATGACAGCTGGTAAAGAAGTTGAAACTCCGATTGCCCGTTTAGCACAGTTAGCTCGAGCTATTGGAATTCATTTAATTATTGCAACACAACGTCCGTCTGTAAATGTAATCACAGGTATTATTAAAGCCAATTTCCCTGCCCGAATTGCGTTTAGAGTAAGTTCTAAAATCGATTCAAGAACCATTTTAGATGGTCCAGGAGCAGATCAATTAATTGGTCGTGGAGATTTACTTTTTACACAAGGTAACGATACTATTCGTGTGCAATGTGGATTTGTTGACACACCCGAAGTTGAAAAAATCACCGAATTTATCGGTTCACAAAAAGGTTATTCTGATGCTTATTTATTACCTGAATATGTAGGTGAAGAAACTGGCACAAGTCTTGATATAGATATTGCCGACAGAGATGTAATGTTTAGAGAAGCTGCTGAAATTATTGTAACTGCACAACAAGGTTCTGCTTCTTTATTACAGCGTAAATTGAAATTAGGATACAACAGAGCTGGAAGAATTATCGATCAATTAGAAGCTGCAGGAATTGTAGGTCCTTTTGAAGGTAGTAAAGCGCGTTCTGTAAACATCACAGATTTAGCTTCTCTTGATCATTTTTTGAATAACGAAAACAACAACAATTAATGAAAAAATTATTTGCCCTTATAGCTATCACTTTAATTAGTTTTAGTCAAGTAAATGCACAAAATTCGGATAAAGCAAAAGCTTTACTTAATGAAGTGACTACTAAAGTAAAATCATATAATAATATTGCTATCGATTTTGATGTGAATAACAACGGTCAGAATAGTAAAGGTAATATTACTTTAAGTGGAGATAAATATGTTCTGAATTATATGGGAATTACTAGAATATTTGATGGTTCAAAAGTTTATACTATAAATCCAGAAGACGAAGAAGTAACCATCCAAAATCCAAAGAAAAGCGGAGACGAATCTTTAACACCATCTAAGTTATTAACGTTTTTTAATTCGGGATACACATTTTCTTGGGATATTTCTCAGAATGTAAATGGAAGAAACATTCAATACATCAAATTAAAACCTACCGGAAAATCAGATGTAAAAGAGATACTACTAGGGATTGATAGTAAAACAAAACATATATACAATAAAATTGACGTTTACAAAAATGGTTCAAAATCAACATTAACTGTAAAATCATTTAAAACAAATCAAACTTTATCGAAAAATCATTTTACCTTTACCGAATCAAAGTATCCAAAATATTACATCAACAAAATAGATTAAATAAAGAGTGAAAATTCTTGATCGATATATTCTAACAACATTTATAAAAACATTCTTATCGGTATTTGCGATATTATATTTTATATTCGTTTTACAAGGCGTCTGGGTCTTTATCGCTGAATTAGCAGGTAAAGACTTAGACGTTCTTACTATTGTAAAATTTTTATTTTACTATTCTCCAAAGATGATTCCGATGGTTTTACCACTATCTGTTTTGTTAGCTTCAATTATGACTTTTGGAGATTTTTCTGAAAATTATGAGTTTGCCGCTATGAAATCTGCAGGTATTTCTCTACAACGCGCGATGCGTTCATTGATAATTTTCATTTTAATTTTAGCAGGAATTTCATTTTGGTTTGTTAATGATGTAGCTCCAAAATCTGAATTTAAATTTGTAAATCTTCGTAAAGATATTTTACATACCAAACCAGCAATGGCAATTACAGCTGGACAATTTAATGATCTCGGAAATATTAATATCAAAGTTGATGAAAAAACGGGAGATCGTGGTCAACATCTAAAAAACGTGACCATGCACATTAAATCTAATTCTAATTTTGAAAACAAAACAGTTATCAAAGCTGAAAAGGGTGAATTAGAAACAGATGACAATTCAAGTATTTTGCAACTTCATCTTTTTAATGGAAATTATTATGAAGATGTTTCTCCTTCAACAAATAGTAATGTTTCACAAAACAAAGTCCCTTTTGTAAAAACATATTTTGAAAAATATACAATAAATATTGATTTATCACAATTTGATAATTCAGAAGAAGAAAAAATTGAGATTACTAACACCGCTTCAATGATGAGTATTAATCAATTGAACTATACTTTGGATTCGTTGAATAACAATTTTAGAGACGAAAACAAATCGAATTTGGATAATCTTGGTATTAGAGTTAATACACAATTGAGTAATCTTATGATTAACAAACTTGATTCGCTTCCTCAAGTCTCTAAAAAAATAGAAATTATTGAAATTATTGAAATCATTGATAAGCAATCTAAAAACACAAAATCTCAAATTTATAGATTAGCTTCATCTAACGTTGAAAGCATTTATTATACGTTAAAAAATAATGAACAAAATATGCTTGAAAAACAAAAAAACATAAATAAGCATTACATTTCTTTTTATGAAAAATTTGTTGTTGCGTTTTCTTGTTTATTGATGTTTTTTATAGGTGCTCCACTAGGTGCAATTATTAGAAAAGGTGGTTTAGGTTTACCTATGGTTTTCGCCGTTTTAATTTTTATTACCTATCATTTCATTAATACATTTGGAAGAAAATTGGCTCAAGAAAACGGAATTCCGCCAGTACTTGGAGCTTGGTTGTCAACTCTAGTGTTACTTCCTTTGGCAATAAGCTTTACATCAAAAGCAACAAAAGATCGAGGTATAAATAGCTTTGATAATATAATATATTCTGTAAAAGAATTTTTTAAGAAAACATTCAATAAAAAACAAAATAAAAATGTCTGACATTCAACTAAATACAATTGAAGAGGCGATTGAAGATATTCGCCAAGGAAAAGTAATCATTGTAGTTGATGATGAAAACCGAGAAAACGAAGGAGATTTTATTGCTGCTGCAGAAAAAGTTACTCCTGAGATGATTAACTTCATGGCAACACACGGAAGAGGTTTAATTTGTGCTCCTTTAACACAAAAAAGATGTAAAGAATTAGATTTACATCCAATGGTAACTAACAATACTGTTTTGCATCAAACTGCTTTTACAGTTTCTGTAGATTTAATTGGTCATGGTTGTTCAACAGGAATTTCTGCACATGATCGATCTAAAACCATTTCA comes from Flavobacterium sp. I3-2 and encodes:
- a CDS encoding LolA family protein → MKKLFALIAITLISFSQVNAQNSDKAKALLNEVTTKVKSYNNIAIDFDVNNNGQNSKGNITLSGDKYVLNYMGITRIFDGSKVYTINPEDEEVTIQNPKKSGDESLTPSKLLTFFNSGYTFSWDISQNVNGRNIQYIKLKPTGKSDVKEILLGIDSKTKHIYNKIDVYKNGSKSTLTVKSFKTNQTLSKNHFTFTESKYPKYYINKID
- a CDS encoding LptF/LptG family permease, which codes for MKILDRYILTTFIKTFLSVFAILYFIFVLQGVWVFIAELAGKDLDVLTIVKFLFYYSPKMIPMVLPLSVLLASIMTFGDFSENYEFAAMKSAGISLQRAMRSLIIFILILAGISFWFVNDVAPKSEFKFVNLRKDILHTKPAMAITAGQFNDLGNINIKVDEKTGDRGQHLKNVTMHIKSNSNFENKTVIKAEKGELETDDNSSILQLHLFNGNYYEDVSPSTNSNVSQNKVPFVKTYFEKYTINIDLSQFDNSEEEKIEITNTASMMSINQLNYTLDSLNNNFRDENKSNLDNLGIRVNTQLSNLMINKLDSLPQVSKKIEIIEIIEIIDKQSKNTKSQIYRLASSNVESIYYTLKNNEQNMLEKQKNINKHYISFYEKFVVAFSCLLMFFIGAPLGAIIRKGGLGLPMVFAVLIFITYHFINTFGRKLAQENGIPPVLGAWLSTLVLLPLAISFTSKATKDRGINSFDNIIYSVKEFFKKTFNKKQNKNV
- a CDS encoding diacylglycerol kinase; this encodes MLQKNQSFISGRIASIKYAFIGFKKLATTEHSIITQLIGLFIMSCAGFYFKISATEWMIQTLAFFLILSVEGLNTAVEKIADFIHPNYHKKIGEIKDIAAGAVTFAALGTLIILAIIYLPKFNLF
- a CDS encoding DUF6952 family protein is translated as MKLPIIKHLTQFIEDNDQDYVNETIEVLEALCEVPSLKDEELDVIAELISNMYGAVEVDKMVKAGMPKKEALNTFMQRVLGSIDK
- a CDS encoding peroxiredoxin, coding for MALVGKKFPNITVDAISEMGDNLRINVLEEATKNNKKVLLFWYPKDFTFVCPTELHAFQAALAEFEKRNTMVIGASCDTNEVHFAWLNTAKDNGGIEGVTYPLLADTTRNLSTALGILDIESSEYNEELDQVVIEGSNVTYRATYLVDETGKIFHEAVNDMPLGRNVNEFLRLIDAYTHVQTHGEVCPANWEEGKEAMHADRNSTAEYLAKLN
- a CDS encoding thioredoxin family protein, whose amino-acid sequence is MLLELDQDNLQEIVNGNNKVAVQFSASWCGNCRIMKPKFKKMSTEKEDITFVIVDAEKFPESRKLANVSNLPTFATFVDGKLVNETQTNKAEVLADLVNEIA
- a CDS encoding amino acid permease gives rise to the protein MNLFRKKSVTDILNQLESDQKDNKSLGKYLTQRDLIFFGIAAIVGAGIFSTIGKASADGGPAVIFLFIFTAMACAFAAFAYAEFASMVPVSGSAYTYSYVAFGELIAWIIGWALIMEYAIGNITLAISWSDYFTGLLDNIGIHLPQWIQMDYLTASRGYADAEALMLNGKTFDNLPLYLQHAHQAWLSAPQIGSFHFVADIPALGIIVLITWLVYRGMKESRNASNIMVIVKLAVIALVLIVGIFYVDTSNWDPFAPNGITGVLKGVSAVFFAYIGFDAISTTAEECKNPQRDLPRGMLWSIVICTIIYILIALVLTGMVNYKELNVGDPLAFVFDKLNLKWLSGVIAVSAVVAMASVLLVFQMGQPRIWMSMSRDGLLPEKFATIHPKYKTPSFATIVTGFVVAIPALFMNLTMVTDLCSIGTLFAFSLVCAGVLILQDKDIPRGSFKTPYANAKYFLPLITIGILVYAFTIKKSDTIAFITNAPEIVQPHDLVTSLNKDEATILLNYLSENDLIQTTEHSDDLEYNLTYLKEHSNADYDNVIAQSPLSFESKYETGFELFKHKIPLWIFSFFMIFFNIWAIRKNLSLIPMLGLVCCFYMMAELTVWNWLYFGIWLVIGLVIYFSYSRFHSKLNLDLEAK
- the tpx gene encoding thiol peroxidase — its product is MATVTLKGNTLNTIGNLPQNQSKAENIELVKTDLSALNFTDYLGKKVVLNIFPSVDTGVCAQSVRIFNKDLSSLENTVVICISKDLPFAQNRFCAAEGLNNVIMASDFRSDFGRKYGVELTDGPLKGLLARAVVVLNEEGIVVYSQLVPEITTEPNYEAALEATK
- a CDS encoding DNA translocase FtsK, whose translation is MANNNKKNTKQNTSKAKTEPKKATNGNRIIFLIATIFLFTGIALLLSFISYFSTGNYDQSVIDLIGDSNVKSDNWLGKLGAFLANFFIYEGFGIASFLFVKISISISAYFIFKFPASKLRRIIFWDLFAIIILSVSLGHFSKNHLYLGGNVGFEMNAYIQSYLGNLGTTLLIVFFILFYLLFRIKMSPERFTDIVKGAKNTLDENIAKAEELIKNNETDNQTTKNVVIPTEKETLNEIVPPTNKPTILKEDEETKSEIVFNNQNHQLNNDKKSYEGPELSTIHSLDNTNSFDLKTEVAPKQIEIPLESTEEFIIEQVEEELTIEENLANKLVADFGEFDPTLELSKYQFPSSELLIEHTTKGITINQAELEENKNRIVETLNNYKIGIAQIKATVGPTVTLYEIVPDAGIRISKIKSLEDDIALSLAALGIRIIAPIPGKGTIGIEVPNTNPTTVSMRSLISSPKFQNAEMELPIAIGKTISNETFVFDLAKMPHLLMAGATGQGKSVGLNAVLTSLLYKKHPAEVKFVLVDPKKVELTLFNKIERHYLAKLPDTDEAIITDNTKVINTLNSLCIEMDNRYSLLKDAMVRNIKEYNEKFKQRKLNPENGHKFLPYIILVVDEFADLIMTAGKEVETPIARLAQLARAIGIHLIIATQRPSVNVITGIIKANFPARIAFRVSSKIDSRTILDGPGADQLIGRGDLLFTQGNDTIRVQCGFVDTPEVEKITEFIGSQKGYSDAYLLPEYVGEETGTSLDIDIADRDVMFREAAEIIVTAQQGSASLLQRKLKLGYNRAGRIIDQLEAAGIVGPFEGSKARSVNITDLASLDHFLNNENNNN